GGGCTGGACGGGGAGGGGCTCACACGTAGGAAGAGTACGCGGGCAGGTCGAGCACCCCGTTCCCGGAGAGGCCGATCACGACGACCTCCGGCTCGGTGACCTCGCGCGCGTAGGCCAGCGCGGCCGCTACGGCGTGGGTCGACTCGGGCGCGGGGACGATGCCCTCGGCGCGGGCGAACTCGATTCCCGCGGCGAACGCGTCGTCCTGCTCGACGGCCACCGCCTCCATGAGCCCCAGGTTCACCGCGTGCGAGACCATCGGCGACATGCCGTGGTAGCGCAGGCCGCCCGCGTGGATCGACGGCGGCACGAAGTCCTTGCCGAGCGTGTGCATCTTGAGCAGCGGCGTCAGGCCGGCCACGTCGCCGTGGTCGTAGCGGTACTCGCCCTGGGTGAGGGACGGGCAGGCGGCCGGCTCGCAGGCCACCGAGCGGGTGGTGGTGCCCTCGCGCAGGTTCTGCCCGATGAGCGGGAACGTCAGTCCCGCCAGGTTCGACCCGCCGCCCGCGCACCCGAACACGACGTCCGCCTGCGCCTCCCCCGCCTCGGCGAGCTGGACCAGCACCTCCTGGCCGATCACGCTCTGGTGCAGCATGACGTGGTTCAGCACGCTGCCCAGCGCGTAGTGGGCGCCCGGGTCGCTGACCGCCGCCTCGACGGCCTCGCTGATCGCCATGCCGAGCGAGCCCGTCGTGTCGGGCATCTCCGCGAGGATCGCGCGCCCCGCCTCGGTGAGGTCCGAGGGCGACGGGTGGCACACGCTGCCGTAGGCCTCCATCTGGATGCGGCGGTAGGGCTTCGCGTCGTAGGACGCGCGCACCTGCCACACCTCGCAGGTCAGCCCCAGCAGGGCGGCGGCCATCGACAGCGACGCGCCCCACTGCCCGGC
The sequence above is a segment of the Cellulomonas chengniuliangii genome. Coding sequences within it:
- a CDS encoding TrpB-like pyridoxal phosphate-dependent enzyme, with amino-acid sequence MALTDTSATPTPARSLEPLGAVIPSAVPTHWYNLNADLPEPVPPHLHPGTRQPLTPDDLAPLFPMALIAQEVSTERYIEIPQTVREIYAMWRPSPLVRALRLERALGTKARIYYKYEGVSPVGSHKPNTAVAQAYYNAAEGITRLTTETGAGQWGASLSMAAALLGLTCEVWQVRASYDAKPYRRIQMEAYGSVCHPSPSDLTEAGRAILAEMPDTTGSLGMAISEAVEAAVSDPGAHYALGSVLNHVMLHQSVIGQEVLVQLAEAGEAQADVVFGCAGGGSNLAGLTFPLIGQNLREGTTTRSVACEPAACPSLTQGEYRYDHGDVAGLTPLLKMHTLGKDFVPPSIHAGGLRYHGMSPMVSHAVNLGLMEAVAVEQDDAFAAGIEFARAEGIVPAPESTHAVAAALAYAREVTEPEVVVIGLSGNGVLDLPAYSSYV